Proteins from a single region of Arctopsyche grandis isolate Sample6627 chromosome 1, ASM5162203v2, whole genome shotgun sequence:
- the LOC143922285 gene encoding sodium-coupled monocarboxylate transporter 1-like, which yields MDDVADVQNLSKSMQKFGWVDYIVFVLMLALSAFVGIYWGFFKKQTSQQDYLMGGRNMKVFPVSMSLVASFISGITLLGAPTEMYMYGTQYLFVAGGIISMSFVMANVYLPVFHNMGITSNYEYLEVRFNKKVRLFGSTLFTIALIAWLPIVIYVPALAFNQVTGVNVHVITPIVCIVCIFYTCVGGLQAVVWTDVIQILIMFGAMILVAIKGTINVGGISVVWERNWDSGRIEAPDFDLNPLTRHTVWGLVIGGFMYWLQTNSVNQTMMQRYLALPNLQAAKRAVVLFVIGILTLVGLCCYCGMLIYARYYDCDPLSTQLARAKDQLLPLLVMDVLGEYPGLSGIFVAGIFSAALSSLSTSLNSMSAVVLEDFYKPFFGHNLTDKQANILMKTVVLFMGALSLALVFVVEKMGTVLQLTMTFEAITNGPQLGIFSMGILFPWVNSMGALLGGISGLVIMSWVCLNAQVAIANGNINFPHKPLSTEGCDYNFTMKELPNLISSEDEEVFVLYRISYIWYTLVGAVVTVLIGLLVSCFLHPNDPRDVNPELLAPFLRKIIKPRPTLSVQPGKRSLIHAYEKTLEGPQTKLVTVHPVNDNS from the exons atggaCGACGTTGCTGACGTCCAAAACTTAAGCAAATCTATGCAAAAATTCGGATGGGTTGATTATATAGTTTTTGTGCTAATGTTAGCATTGAGCGCCTTTGTTGGTATCTATTGGGGATTTTTTAAAAAGCAGACTTCACAACAGGACTATTTGATGGGCGGGAGAAATATGAAAGTTTTTCCTGTGTCAATGTCACTTGTAgctag ttttatatCTGGTATAACATTATTGGGTGCCCCAACTGAAATGTACATGTATGGCACACAGTATTTGTTTGTTGCTGGGGGAATCATATCTATGTCTTTTGTTATGGCAAATGTATATCTTCCAGTATTTCATAACATGGGAATCACTTCAAATTAtgaa TACCTAGAAGtgagatttaataaaaaagtgaGACTTTTCGGTTCTACTCTATTCACTATTGCTTTA ATTGCATGGCTTCCAATAGTCATATATGTTCCAGCACTTGCTTTCAATCAag TCACCGGAGTAAACGTTCATGTAATTACACCAATAGTTTGCATTGTCTGCATTTTTTATACGTGTGTG GGTGGTCTTCAAGCAGTTGTTTGGACAGATGTTATCCAAATTTTGATAATGTTTGGTGCAATGATTTTAGTTGCAATAAAAGGAACAATTAATGTTGGTGGTATATCTGTTGTTTGGGAACGGAACTGGGATAGCGGAAGAATTGAAGCACCCGA TTTTGATCTAAATCCATTGACCCGACATACAGTCTGGGGACTAGTTATTGGAGGATTCATGTATTGGCTGCAAACCAATTCAGTCAATCAGACCATGATGCAAAGATATTTAGCACTTCCGAATTTACAAGCAGCAAAAAG GGCTGTAGTTCTGTTCGTTATTGGAATTCTAACTTTGGTCGGATTATGTTGCTACTGCGGTATGTTGATTTATGCTAGATATTATGATTGCGATCCACTATCCACTCAg TTAGCCAGAGCTAAGGATCAACTACTACCTCTTTTGGTAATGGATGTTTTGGGAGAATATCCTGGTTTATCTGGAATATTTGTTGCTGGAATCTTCAGTGCTGCTTTAAG CTCATTGTCTACCAGTTTAAATTCAATGTCAGCTGTAGTCCTAGAAGACTTTTACAAACCATTTTTTGGTCACAATTTAACTGACAAACAAGCCAATATATTAATGAAAACTGTTGTACTTTTCATGGGAGCTTTATCTCTTG CCCTCGTTTTTGTTGTTGAAAAAATGGGAACTGTATTGCAATTAACAATGACGTTTGAAGCTATTACTAATGGACCTCAACTTGGTATATTCTCCATGGGAATTTTATTCCCATGGGTCAACTCTATG GGTGCACTTTTGGGAGGCATTTCTGGACTAGTCATAATGTCCTGGGTATGCCTAAATGCTCAAGTTGCTATAGCCAATGGCAACATAAATTTTCCTCACAAACCGCTCTCAACTGAAGGATGTGACTATAATTTTACTATGAAAGAATTACCAAATTTGATCTCAAGTGAAGACGA GGAAGTATTTGTGCTTTATCGGATATCTTATATTTGGTACACATTGGTTGGGGCTGTAGTTACAGTACTAATTGGATTATTGGTAAGTTGTTTCCTACATCCCAACGATCCTCGGGATGTAAATCCTGAACTTTTGGCACCATTcttaagaaaaattataaaaccgaGACCCACTCTTAGTGTGCAGCCAGGAAAGAGATCTTTGATACATGCAtatgaaaaa acGCTTGAAGGACCACAAACAAAATTAGTGACCGTCCATCCAGTGAATGATAATTCTTAA
- the LOC143922295 gene encoding sodium-coupled monocarboxylate transporter 1-like, translating into MDGFNVKFLDVNDIELSMQHFGIYDYIVFALMLIMCSTIGFYWGFIKKQNTQDYLIGGRNMKLLPISLSLIASYISGISLLGTPTEIYVYGTQYMFIMIGAILMAFIFSEVYLPVFHELRLTSTFEYLELRFDKRLRYFGSILFAIGLFTWLPIVIYVPALAFNQVSGVNIHIITPVVCIICIFYTCMGGLQAVVWTDVLQTIIMFGAIVLIAIKGTFDIGGISVVWSRNWESGRIEAPNLDPNPLVRHTVWGLIFGGCFNWLVSSGISQTMAQRYLALPTITSARKALFCFLVGALLIIFSCCYCGLLIHATYYDCDPLTTKLAKARDQLLPLLVMDVVGEFPGLPGIFIAGVFSAALSSLSTGLNSMAAVVLEDFYKPFVKNPLKENRVSNLLKIVVIVGGVLCVGLVYVVEKLGTTVLQLTMSLSGISNGAVLGMFTVGTLLPKVHSKGILVGGTVCVTIMSWICLGTQLSIANGHQKFAVKPVSVDGCQYSFIPISSPAFNNTDSHTENDEVFILYRLSYMWYTLLGTLITMIVSLIVSLVWDPIDANNIDPSMLAPFLRKYFTKSDKNRIQTQTSTNPKCSDTKL; encoded by the exons atggatGGATTCAATGTGAAATTTTTGGATGTCAACGATATAGAATTATCAATGCAACACTTTGGAATATatgattatattgtatttgcATTGATGCTTATCATGTGCTCTACAATTGGATTCTATTGGGGTTTCATAAAGAAACAAAATACCCAGGATTATTTGATTGGAGGTAGAAATATGAAATTACTTCCGATTTCTCTATCTTTGATTGCAAG TTACATTTCAGGCATATCTCTCCTTGGTACACCGACAGAAATTTATGTTTATGGCACTCAATACATGTTTATAATGATAGGTGCCATTCTTATGGCATTTATATTTTCCGAAGTATATTTGCCTGTTTTTCACGAATTAAGATTAACATCTACGTTTGAG TACCTTGAACTACGGTTTGATAAGAGATTGAGATATTTTGGATCGATCCTATTTGCCATAGGTTTA TTCACTTGGTTACCAATCGTAATATATGTGCCGGCGTTAGCATTCAATCAAGTTTCTGGAGTAAATATCCATATTATTACACCCGTAGTCTGTatcatatgcatattttatacttgtatg GGAGGTCTTCAAGCTGTAGTGTGGACAGATGTTTTACAAACTATAATCATGTTTGGAGCAATTGTATTAATTGCTATAAAGGGTACATTTGATATAGGAGGAATTTCAGTAGTCTGGAGCAGAAATTGGGAGAGCGGTAGAATAGAAGCACCCAA TTTGGATCCTAATCCTTTAGTAAGACACACCGTGTGGGGTCTGATATTTGGAGGCTGTTTTAATTGGTTAGTGAGTAGTGGAATCAGTCAAACAATGGCACAGAGATATTTAGCATTGCCCACTATTACCTCAGCAAGAAA agCCTTATTTTGTTTCCTTGTTGGTGCTTTACTGATAATATTTTCATGTTGCTATTGTGGTCTGTTAATACATGCAACGTACTATGACTGTGATCCCCTGACCACAAAACTAGCAAAAGCGAGAGATCAACTATTGCCATTGTTAGTTATGGATGTCGTTGGGGAGTTTCCAGGTTTACCTGGAATTTTCATTGCAGGTGTTTTTAGTGCAGCTTTAAG TTCGTTATCGACAGGTCTCAATTCAATGGCAGCTGTAGTACTAGAAGACTTTTACAAACCATTTGTGAAGAATCCGTTAAAAGAAAATCGTGTTAGTAATCTTTTAAAAATCGTCGTAATTGTTGGAGGAGttttatgcgttg GTTTAGTATATGTAGTTGAAAAATTGGGAACAACAGTGCTGCAACTGACAATGAGTCTGAGCGGTATATCAAACGGAGCGGTTCTCGGTATGTTCACTGTGGGTACTTTGTTACCAAAAGTACATTCAAAA GGCATTCTTGTAGGAGGCACAGTATGTGTTACTATTATGTCGTGGATTTGCTTAGGTACACAATTATCTATTGCCAATGGACATCAAAAGTTTGCAGTTAAACCAGTCTCTGTGGATGGTTGTCAATATTCGTTTATACCCATTTCGTCTCCTGCCTTTAATAACACTGACAGTCACACAGAAAATGA tGAAGTTTTCATACTATACCGTTTGTCATATATGTGGTATACCTTATTAGGAACATTGATAACGATGATTGTATCGTTAATTGTCAGTTTAGTGTGGGATCCTATTGATGCTAACAACATAGATCCCAGCATGTTAGCTCCCTTCTTGaggaaatattttacaaaatcagataaaaataGGATTCAAACGCA GACTTCCACAAATCCAAAATGTTCcgatacaaaattgtaa
- the Naa35 gene encoding N-alpha-acetyltransferase 35 isoform X1: MSGAANMEQSDDSDTYDSYWKRAEHLENSKKIYNWVDITDDFMELIKELELGELMHEEFFGLFEAMSAIEMMDPKMDAGMHCNRGTTKPLTFQQAVESKKLKLEDLTSSELIGIVDATLSCIVSWLEGHSLAQTVFTNLYLHQPLAIKDKTLKAFCIAIYKILDLIRNYINSAQVYEEEDFQPMGYGYCLGSNSQNGDDLSSEITEQKCISALREQEDDLHRKSRSNAQEGDGLIGLYSRIKFTRMFYQTLTLLLKKDQGSINDCTRLLAGCSEMLIIMSKTMEKGTQLDENSDMPNPIGFEPLVNQRLLPPTFPRYTRIKPRAEALQYFNDLISKLKEAMKVTSISSFHSVLDFFIKFSRSQPCILSRSALQLLYLGGRNGSPLGANVPEALREAARTFICPPALVPRYQLLNNPQAREYVEIFLNRCARPFTILLQVCGHNRARQRDKLAHLLSEFATLKEEAENIDIFLRALTRNLDTPRPSLPCFGTWILYHIIRIMIMYLLSGLELELYSVHEYHYIFWYLYEFLYGWLNSALNNVESILAEQEAANASNSANSGGGGGGRRAPRPPRHKKRPTPRPSQHEALMCQIMQNLCGGYYKALVAFQNQGKIPNPISHFDNEAVRYKHRFAPLSVMTPPLVQYTEFKRITLRLRYENPIILYLGGCKHFQLARTLMESIPNPDQEITDLLKVAKTNFVVLKLLAGGHKSDSMTPPDFDFSVHRHFPIIKLV, translated from the exons ATGTCGGGGGCCGCCAACATGGAGCAGAGCGACGACTCAGACACGTACGACAGTTATTG gAAACGAGCAGAACATCTCGAAAACTCTAAAAAGATCTACAATTGGGTTGACATTACCGATGACTTTATGGAATTAATTAAAG aacTAGAATTGGGCGAGTTGATGCATGAGGAGTTTTTTGGACTCTTTGAAGCTATGTCTGCTATTGAAATGATGGATCCAAAGATGGATGCTGGTATGCATTGTAATAGAGGAACGACTAAACCTTTAACGTTTCAACAAGCTGTCGAG AGTAAGAAGCTCAAATTGGAGGACTTGACTTCTTCCGAATTAATTGGAATTGTTGATGCCACTCTTTCATGCATCGTTTCTTGGTTAGAAGGGCACTCATTAGCGCAGACAGTTTTTACTAATTTGTATTTACACCAACCACTAGCGATTAAAGATAAAACGTTGAAAGCGTTTTGTATagccatatataaaatattggacTTGATAAGGAATTATATTAATTC aGCCCAAGTGTATGAGGAAGAAGACTTTCAACCAATGGGTTATGGATATTGTCTTGGATCAAATTCACAAAATGGAGATGATTTGAGTTCAGAAATTACCGAACAAAAATGTATTTCTGCATTGCGAGAACAAGAGGATGATTTACATCGGAAATCAAGAAGTAATGCACAAGAA GGTGACGGATTAATTGGTTTATATTCAAGGATCAAATTCACTCGTATGTTTTATCAAACTTTAACTTTACTGTTAAAAAAGGATCAAGGTTCAATTAACGATTGTACAAGATTATTAGCAGGTTGCTCAGAAATGTTGATCATAATGAGTAAAACCATGGAAAAAGGAACACAATTAGATGAAAATT CAGATATGCCTAACCCGATAGGATTTGAGCCATTGGTGAATCAGCGTTTACTCCCGCCGACATTTCCGCGATATACACGTATAAAACCTCGCGCTGAAGCCTTACAATACTTTAATGATTTAATCTCGAAGCTTAAGGAAGCAATGAAAGTTACCTCTATATCTAGTTTCCACAGCGTTTTG GacttctttattaaatttagtcgaAGCCAACCTTGTATTTTGTCACGGTCAGCACTGCAGCTGTTGTATTTGGGTGGAAGAAATGGTTCACCCCTCGGTGCAAATGTTCCAGAGGCCTTGAGAGAAGCTGCTAGAACTTTTATCTGTCCGCCTGCTTTAGTACCACGCTATCAACTTTTAAACAATCCTCAG gcaAGGGAATATGTTGAAATTTTCTTGAATCGATGCGCACGACCATTCACTATTCTTCTCCAAGTTTGTGGGCACAATCGGGCCCGACAAAGGGATAAACTTGCGCATCTTCTGAGTGAATTTGCGACTTTGAAAGAAgaa gcggaaaatatagatatatttttgagAGCACTTACGAGAAATTTAGACACTCCCAGACCTTCATTGCCTTGCTTTGGCACATGGATTTTGTATCATATCATTAGAATAATGATCATGTATCTTTTGTCAGGACTTGAACTCGAACTATACAGTGTTCACGAGTACCATTATATTTTTTG GTATCTTTATGAGTTTCTTTATGGCTGGCTTAACAGTGCACTCAACAATGTTGAGTCTATCTTGGCTGAACAGGAAGCAGCAAATGCAAGCAATAGCGCGAATagcggtggtggtggtggtggtagaAGAGCACCTCGGCCACCACGTCATAAAAAAAGACCTACACCTCGCCCTTCTCAACATGAAGCGCTTATGTGCCAAATTATGCAAAACTTGTGTGGTGGTTACTATAAG GCTTTGGTGGCTTTTCAAAATCAGGGTAAAATACCCAATCCAATATCTCATTTCGACAATGAAGCGGTACGATACAAACACAGATTTGCTCCGCTGTCAGTAATGACGCCTCCTTTAGTACAATATACTGAATTTAAAAGAATAACACTACGACTTCG GTACGAGAATccgataatattgtatttaggaGGTTGTAAACATTTTCAGTTAGCTAGAACTTTAATGGAATCTATACCGAATCCTGATCAAGAG ataACTGATTTATTGAAAGTAGCTAAGACAAACTTCGTGGTGCTGAAATTGTTGGCCGGTGGTCATAAAAGTGATTCAATGACTCCGCCCGACTTTGACTTTTCAGTTCATAGACattttcccataattaaattagtgtga
- the Naa35 gene encoding N-alpha-acetyltransferase 35 isoform X2, producing MSGAANMEQSDDSDTKRAEHLENSKKIYNWVDITDDFMELIKELELGELMHEEFFGLFEAMSAIEMMDPKMDAGMHCNRGTTKPLTFQQAVESKKLKLEDLTSSELIGIVDATLSCIVSWLEGHSLAQTVFTNLYLHQPLAIKDKTLKAFCIAIYKILDLIRNYINSAQVYEEEDFQPMGYGYCLGSNSQNGDDLSSEITEQKCISALREQEDDLHRKSRSNAQEGDGLIGLYSRIKFTRMFYQTLTLLLKKDQGSINDCTRLLAGCSEMLIIMSKTMEKGTQLDENSDMPNPIGFEPLVNQRLLPPTFPRYTRIKPRAEALQYFNDLISKLKEAMKVTSISSFHSVLDFFIKFSRSQPCILSRSALQLLYLGGRNGSPLGANVPEALREAARTFICPPALVPRYQLLNNPQAREYVEIFLNRCARPFTILLQVCGHNRARQRDKLAHLLSEFATLKEEAENIDIFLRALTRNLDTPRPSLPCFGTWILYHIIRIMIMYLLSGLELELYSVHEYHYIFWYLYEFLYGWLNSALNNVESILAEQEAANASNSANSGGGGGGRRAPRPPRHKKRPTPRPSQHEALMCQIMQNLCGGYYKALVAFQNQGKIPNPISHFDNEAVRYKHRFAPLSVMTPPLVQYTEFKRITLRLRYENPIILYLGGCKHFQLARTLMESIPNPDQEITDLLKVAKTNFVVLKLLAGGHKSDSMTPPDFDFSVHRHFPIIKLV from the exons ATGTCGGGGGCCGCCAACATGGAGCAGAGCGACGACTCAGACAC gAAACGAGCAGAACATCTCGAAAACTCTAAAAAGATCTACAATTGGGTTGACATTACCGATGACTTTATGGAATTAATTAAAG aacTAGAATTGGGCGAGTTGATGCATGAGGAGTTTTTTGGACTCTTTGAAGCTATGTCTGCTATTGAAATGATGGATCCAAAGATGGATGCTGGTATGCATTGTAATAGAGGAACGACTAAACCTTTAACGTTTCAACAAGCTGTCGAG AGTAAGAAGCTCAAATTGGAGGACTTGACTTCTTCCGAATTAATTGGAATTGTTGATGCCACTCTTTCATGCATCGTTTCTTGGTTAGAAGGGCACTCATTAGCGCAGACAGTTTTTACTAATTTGTATTTACACCAACCACTAGCGATTAAAGATAAAACGTTGAAAGCGTTTTGTATagccatatataaaatattggacTTGATAAGGAATTATATTAATTC aGCCCAAGTGTATGAGGAAGAAGACTTTCAACCAATGGGTTATGGATATTGTCTTGGATCAAATTCACAAAATGGAGATGATTTGAGTTCAGAAATTACCGAACAAAAATGTATTTCTGCATTGCGAGAACAAGAGGATGATTTACATCGGAAATCAAGAAGTAATGCACAAGAA GGTGACGGATTAATTGGTTTATATTCAAGGATCAAATTCACTCGTATGTTTTATCAAACTTTAACTTTACTGTTAAAAAAGGATCAAGGTTCAATTAACGATTGTACAAGATTATTAGCAGGTTGCTCAGAAATGTTGATCATAATGAGTAAAACCATGGAAAAAGGAACACAATTAGATGAAAATT CAGATATGCCTAACCCGATAGGATTTGAGCCATTGGTGAATCAGCGTTTACTCCCGCCGACATTTCCGCGATATACACGTATAAAACCTCGCGCTGAAGCCTTACAATACTTTAATGATTTAATCTCGAAGCTTAAGGAAGCAATGAAAGTTACCTCTATATCTAGTTTCCACAGCGTTTTG GacttctttattaaatttagtcgaAGCCAACCTTGTATTTTGTCACGGTCAGCACTGCAGCTGTTGTATTTGGGTGGAAGAAATGGTTCACCCCTCGGTGCAAATGTTCCAGAGGCCTTGAGAGAAGCTGCTAGAACTTTTATCTGTCCGCCTGCTTTAGTACCACGCTATCAACTTTTAAACAATCCTCAG gcaAGGGAATATGTTGAAATTTTCTTGAATCGATGCGCACGACCATTCACTATTCTTCTCCAAGTTTGTGGGCACAATCGGGCCCGACAAAGGGATAAACTTGCGCATCTTCTGAGTGAATTTGCGACTTTGAAAGAAgaa gcggaaaatatagatatatttttgagAGCACTTACGAGAAATTTAGACACTCCCAGACCTTCATTGCCTTGCTTTGGCACATGGATTTTGTATCATATCATTAGAATAATGATCATGTATCTTTTGTCAGGACTTGAACTCGAACTATACAGTGTTCACGAGTACCATTATATTTTTTG GTATCTTTATGAGTTTCTTTATGGCTGGCTTAACAGTGCACTCAACAATGTTGAGTCTATCTTGGCTGAACAGGAAGCAGCAAATGCAAGCAATAGCGCGAATagcggtggtggtggtggtggtagaAGAGCACCTCGGCCACCACGTCATAAAAAAAGACCTACACCTCGCCCTTCTCAACATGAAGCGCTTATGTGCCAAATTATGCAAAACTTGTGTGGTGGTTACTATAAG GCTTTGGTGGCTTTTCAAAATCAGGGTAAAATACCCAATCCAATATCTCATTTCGACAATGAAGCGGTACGATACAAACACAGATTTGCTCCGCTGTCAGTAATGACGCCTCCTTTAGTACAATATACTGAATTTAAAAGAATAACACTACGACTTCG GTACGAGAATccgataatattgtatttaggaGGTTGTAAACATTTTCAGTTAGCTAGAACTTTAATGGAATCTATACCGAATCCTGATCAAGAG ataACTGATTTATTGAAAGTAGCTAAGACAAACTTCGTGGTGCTGAAATTGTTGGCCGGTGGTCATAAAAGTGATTCAATGACTCCGCCCGACTTTGACTTTTCAGTTCATAGACattttcccataattaaattagtgtga
- the LOC143922306 gene encoding uncharacterized protein LOC143922306, whose amino-acid sequence MDDSSDMETSCGLRRRTVEIHPSTPNLPLDLEVGFKVSDGGVIKGTPSPNTVRIFGDDSKPSSSLAEFRKKQQSFEFEIHIEDCDEEELSAGSSDEETSRPHSPAQVLDFSDCGGNTIYKEQPPKENFLQVADRDQECLTDVSEGESENEDDNEENSDPSKRTVIKRVPY is encoded by the exons ATGGATGACTCATCAGATATGGAAACATCATGTGGACTAAGAAGAAGAACTGTCGAAATACATCCATCAACACCAAATCTTCCACTGGATTTGGAAGTCGGATTTAAAGTGTCTGATGGTGGCGTCATCAAAGGTACACCATCACCCAATACAGTCAGAATATTTGGTGATGACTCTAAGCCCTCGAGTTCTCTTGCAGAATTCCGTAAGAAGCAACAgtcatttgaatttgaaattcat ATTGAAGATTGTGATGAAGAAGAATTAAGTGCTGGTAGTTCTGATGAAGAAACGAGTCGTCCTCACTCGCCTGCTCAAGTTTTGGATTTTTCTGATTGTGGaggaaatacaatatataaagaaC aaCCCCCTAaagaaaattttttacaagtagCAGATAGAGACCAAGAATGTCTGACAGATGTTTCAGAAGGCGAATCTGAGAATGAAGATGATAACGAAGAAAATTCTGATCCATCCAAAAGAACGGTTATTAAAAGGGTACCatattaa
- the LOC143918945 gene encoding uncharacterized protein LOC143918945 → MKASVLKVLAVLYTFNFHCANSEPIRHSEIKPRLLVFNDPSDVSVFYSLQSNDTIKKMSPRPWFAPGQSLKLPFIGDPCACNGYQCGCCAGIRISQFNFDRQICANVTYDSYQFGLVLDVTINNNSVLHNVLSAKNPPPICLPVPLGPIPGVTFCIKLYDIYTDSFNNLHVCMDWELRLASFPVLILHFDCINIGTSGVSVVKPGDEEIILAPPTTEHVDENDGTIYDEVTELKADYSGEYHNSYYDDKLISYDYKDK, encoded by the exons ATGAAAGCTTCTGTGTTGAAAGTTCTAGCGGTATTGTACACGTTTAATTTTCATTGCGCTAACAGCG AACCCATTAGGCATAGTGAAATCAAGCCAAGATTATTGGTGTTCAATGACCCATCCGATGTTTCAGTATTTTACAGTCTACAGAGTAACGAC acTATTAAGAAAATGTCGCCACGTCCGTGGTTTGCACCTGGCCAATCTCTAAAATTGCCTTTTATTGGAGATCCGTGTGCATGCAACGGTTATCAGTGTGGCTGTTGTGCTGGAATCAGGATAAGCCAGTTTAACTTCGACAGACAaa TTTGTGCTAACGTGACCTACGACTCTTATCAGTTTGGATTAGTGTTGGACGTTACAATAAACAATAATTCAGTTCTACACAACGTCTTATCAG CAAAGAATCCGCCACCAATATGTCTACCTGTACCGCTTGGACCGATTCCTGGAGTTACGTTTTGTATCAAATTATACGACATCTACACAGACAGTTTTAACAATTTACACGTTTGTATGGATTGGGAATTAAGGCTAGCATCTTTTCCAGTTTTG ATACTGCATTTCGATTGTATAAATATTGGAACCAGTGGAGTTTCCGTGGTGAAGCCTGGAGATGAAGAAATTATCCTTGCTCCCCCCACGACGGAACATGTCGATGAAAACGATGGAACTATTTACGACGAAGTGACTGAACTGAAAGCTGATTATAGTGGAGAATATCACAACTCGTATTATGATGATAAATTAATTTCGTACGATTATAAAGATAAATGA